The nucleotide window cacccgctgagtttctccagcatttttgtgtaccttcaattttccagcatctgcagttccttcctaaagaaaggaagagattgaactttgtttttcgccttccatcacagtgaggaatgtgggggagtcactgtggtggatgtttgtgttaaaatgtatttagtgTCTTGTTGctatttattggtatgactggatggcaaatcaaattcctcgtatgttgcaaaacatacttggctaataaagcacGATTATGATTTGTACTTGGCTGCGCAGTCATGGGTGTATCAAGCGTAACAAAGGGGGCTGAGAATGTATCCTTGCGGGGCATCAGTGATGAGGATTATTGTCGAGGATGTCACCTCGAATCTTGAGGGAGGCAGCCTGGTGATGCAACTCTTATGACCAGTTAACGGGTGTCTCATTTATTGCAGGATTGGAAAAACTCCAGGAAACCCACTTTGTGAAGAGAAGACTTTTGGAAAAACAATTGAATAAATTGTTCATGTTGTTGAGGTTTCAATGGGGAGAGAATTGATCAAAGAGTCTGGGAGATAAAGGTCTAACAGAGATTGTGTTGATTGTCCTAAATGTATGTCCTACTTACACCTTTATTAAACTACACTGAAACTGGATCTAAAGTGCTTTGGTTCTCTTCTTTTCTCGTGTATGGAATTTAGAGAAATCGAAACAGAAAATGCATGTTGGTTCTGGAAAGTCTCCATATAAAATAATATCCTGCAGAAGCAGTTCAGTGTCTCCCTTTAGGAAGGGTTGGGGAAACATGTTTGAAGTTTATTGTGATTCAAATTTAAACTTTTTGCTTTAATGTCCACTTACCTTTTCACCCTAGGAAATGCTTAGTTATAGTTTTTTTCGACAATTAAACCAAGATTTGTGGCTTCATCAAGTGTATCCTTCGACATCTTGGAAAGCTAGGGAAGAAATTTCAGAGACCCTAGCAGAGATATTTGCATTATCTTTAGCCATAGGTGAGGcagcagaagactggagggtggctgatGTATTTATTTAAAAGGGCTGCAAGGATGAGCTATGGAAGTACAGATTGGTGAGCCTAACAAGGGTAGGAAAATTACCGCAGGAGATTCCGAGGTACAGCAtcttcccagccaacaatgggtcattatggactccatccttcctgagatcatctgttgctggcccctgttttgttctggccttctctatctttcagtctgaagaagggttccgacctgatgcATCACCagagtcgtcaacagagcgcagcggatcatcgggacagagctaccagccttggagggcatctaccacacgcagtgcctcaggaaggccctcagtatccataaggactcatcacacccctgccacggtctgtttcaactacttccctccggcagacgttacaaggccttctacgcccgaacctccagactcaggaacagttttatcccaagagctctgaaccggccctaatgagtgcccccccacccaccccctttggacagtctccctcagatggtcacgtcaatcaattcagcttgtttatttatgtattgtatttatttacctttcttgtacatcagtggagctgcacactaaatctcgttgcactgacgtgcaatgacaataaaagatatattattattattacctattccttctctccagcgatgctgcctgacccgctgagttactccagcactctgtctatctTCGGACAGGATCTACCAGCGTTTGGAAGGATGTCTAATTGCAGATGGTTAGTGTGGCTTTGAACATGGGAAATAGTTTCATGAATTTGAGTTATTTGATGGTAGGGCAATAGACAAGACGGTGTCTGCACTTACTTCAGTAAGATCGTTAACAAGGTCCATTGTGGTGAGCTAGTCTGCAAGGTGAGATCATGAAAGCCAAggtgagtgtttgatggctctgggtctgtaatcactggagtttaaaaggatgtgtTGGGATCTCgtagaaacttactgaataatgaaaggcctggatagagtggatgtggagaggatgtttccactaatgggagagtctaggaccagggggcacAGCAAGAAtacaaggacatacctttagaaaagagatgaggaggaatttcttttgccaGAGGTTGATAAATCCGTCAAATTGCCACAAgcagctgtggaggctgtcattttTAAAGCggatattgatagattcttgattagtgagggtgtcaaaaGAATACGGGGAGAAcgcggttgagaaggaaagatggatcagccgtgattgaatggtggagtagattcaatgggctgaatggcctaagtctgtTCCTATGGCTTATGTACTTATGAACTGGGTACTAAATTGACATCATGGAAACAGTCGGAGGTTGATGGTGGAGGCTTATGACAGTGGTGAGCTGCGGGTTTTGGTCCAGTTGTTTGTCATCATGTTTATTAATATAGATGACTATCTTAACATAATTAGTTCGACAGTGGATAACATTTTGTTGATGCAGTGGACAGTGAAGGTTAAGTAACACTACTAGAATCCAGGGAAATAAGCCAAGAAAAGGCAGATGAACGGGCCCAACGGGTACGCACCTGGTAATTCTCTAAATCTCTAATCTAAAAGTGGTGACggctagatagggtggtgaagaagggatTTGGCAGTTTGTTTCATTGGTCAGGAAATTAAGCACAGgaattgcagtctgaagaagggtcctgacccgatgcGTCACCTATCCTTTAATTCAAGGTatacctgactggctgagttactccagcgcttgtctacctttgttataaaccagtatctgcagttgttAGTTTCTACAGAAATTGGAATGTCCTGTTGCAACTGTGCAGGTTGTTGGAGAGATCACCCTGCTCTAGGAAGGATGCCATCAATCTAGAAAGGGGcacagatttacaaggatgttgcctggactcgagggcctgagctatagggagacgttgggcaggctaggactttattccttggagcacagaaggctgaTCTTAGAGAGATGTGTGACATCATGAGGTACATAAGGTAAGTCATCTTCCCTGTCTAGGGGAAATTGTGAACTAGagggtgtaggtttaaggtgagaaaggtttaataggaacccgagggacaacattttcacagatgatggtgggtacatggaatggactgctagaggaagtagttgtggcaggtacaataatatttaaaatacatttggtcaggaacatggatagaaaaggtttagagggatatatgggccaaatacaggcagatggggcatcttggttggcatgaatgagttaGGCCAcatggtctgtttctgtgttgagATTAATTACCACCATGGTGGTTTCACATTTCCCAAGATGGGCAAGACCTCCACTTCAATAATGAAAAGATATCCCTTGTCATTTATTAACAGTTTAATACCTGAGTTTGAGATTTACAGTGCAATACAAGATCCAAACCACACCATTGAATGCCTGAGATATCTGGAACCATGCTTGAGGCAGGAAGGTTATTAACAGTTCAATCTGCAATAAACATGACTTCACCAAAGAGACAGTCTGATTTCTGACGGTAAACACAAAGCTTGACCTCAGCTAAAAACTTCTTCCCTACTTTAAATGCAAGGGGTCACAGCCGTCTCTACCCGCCACAAATGCTGTCAAAtctgctccatctacactgctTAAGTTCTATATTCTCATGGCTATATAACTTCCGTACCTCAAGTATGACAATTGggctaaagaaaatcctccttgTCAATAGATCAGAGGTGGGAGGAAGAAAAGTTTCACTGTGTGTCTAAAGTTTTTGCTAGGACACCTGGAGCACAGGAAGAAATGGGCCAGTACTCAACTCAACAATTCACATTGCAACCATGTGATATTTGACTAGTTTATATACCCACTTGTTCTCTCAGTAGGTCTGCTCTGTAGTTGAAGAACTGGGAATATTGTACGGGGTGTTTGGAACATTTGGTCTAGGCATCTGTTAGTGGCGAGTCAAAAAGCACCATATCTCCATTCCATTGCCTGACATGAGATGGCTCCAATTAAACAGCACTAATCCATGAATGAATCCAGAGTTTAGTGCTGACAAAACTGACCAAAATCTTAGCAAAGTGtgtggaaagaaactgcagaggGTTTATATCAAAAATAGACAAAATGGCAGGGTacctcgacgggtcaggcagcatctctggagaaaaggaacaggttacGTTtcatgtcggaacccttcttcagagaggtcctaagggttcagacccgaaacgtcacctattcctttgctccagagatgctgccagacccattgaattactctagcattttgtgtctagtcccAGCAGATTTCTATGGTTCTGGCATTTGTGGACAGTGTGGTAATTTTTCAACATCTCTTTAGGTGGATTGGTCCTCCCAGGTTCTCCATTCAACCAGCTCTAATGTTAATTCCCTGGAAGCTTTTCCTCCTACAACACTGAAATATGTTCCTATATACACATGCTCTCATGCTGCCGTTAAATTCTATGTATTGTTCCTCAGGCAGGCTCATTCCCAGCTGAAATGTAGCCCGATAGTGCAACTGACACACAAGTAAAGCGTCTGACAGATTACTGAAGAGGTGGCATAGATGGAAGCACAAGGTAAATGGTCGATTTAATGAACCAAGTGAACAAAGACAATCACTCCATTACTCTCCCCTTCCGCACAGAATGAACTACATTTAAAAGAACAGAAACATTAAGGTTTCACTGACAGGAGTGATTTGAATACCCTCTACTAACTGAATGTGCGTGCAATTGTGCATGTAGTCAGCTGAATCCAAAAGTCAACACGTCTAGGATATTGGACAGATATAATTGGAGTATACCCGGCAAGGAACAAAACATAATCACTAGAAAAACCAAGGTGGGGTGGGGAACTAAGAAATAACCAAGAAATAACAGAACCCAATTGTTGTAGATTTTCCAAATAATGCTGTTTAAAAAGAATGTTAGATGCTCTTTTGCTGCTCAGGAACTCAATCTGCAAACAGGCCTGTCGCTATTTATAGTCTTAGATCTATAGTATTGATCTGTGCAATCCTGGATTAATTCAGGTGAAGGATTCTGATGCAAGCTGTATAGGAGCTGCCTCTATTTACAAGTGTCTCTTTTGTGCGAGGACAGGCACAATCTGCATCAAACCAACTACAATTCTAAAACAGCTTAATCCCAACGCTCTCTTTGGTGTCAGACCAGATTTTCAGAAAAGTATTTGCAAAAGCAAAACAAATGCAAATCCATATATGCAACAAGCACAGGTTTTCCCCCCCAAAATTTGTTCAAGGGTGAGGTCGTCTCAGCAAGTGTCTTCGAGACTCCCACATAGCAAGCTTTTATTTAACAAGCTTCTCAATGTCTTGGACCAGACGTTGCCCAGCCGCGTTGTTTGGATCCAGTTTCAGCATCTCTCGAAGATCAGCAAGGCTGCCCTTGTAATTCTGAGGAAATAAAAGTAAGACCTAGAGCGCTCTTTCCAATCAACCCTTTGTTGTGGCCATACAATATTGCAAAACAAACCAACCTCAAGCATCTGGAGAAGTCAAGATTTATTgtagaaacttctttagtcagagggtggcaaatctgtggaattcatcgccttagactgcaatggatattttcagagtggagattgataaattcttgattagtaagagtgtcaaaggttatggggagaaggcaggagaatggggttgagagggaaagatagatcaaccatgattgaacggtggagcagactcaatgggctgaatggcctaattctgctcctatcactttgaaACAGAGCAGAGGGATTGAGGAGTGCAAGTACACTGATCCCTGAAAGTGGTTTTACGGTGGTCAgggaggcttttggtacattggcttttATCAGTATAGAGGTGTAGAAGCAACAAACTGAGGATtctagtttacacaaaaggacacacagcCCTGAAGAAACACAGCGgaccacacagcatctctggagaacatgattaggtgacgattaggcgacgttttgggtcaggacccctcttcagagtctgaagaaggttcccaattcGAATggtcacccatctatgttctccagagatgtctgcagacctgctgatttactccagcactttgtgacctactgaattatagaagttgggatgtcatgtttcaGTTGTACAAATTGTTGGCATAGCTatgcttggagtattgtgttcaattttggccaCCCAGCTTTAGGAAGGactttattaagctggaaagagcgcagagaggTCGaggaggctgttgccaggactcgaggccctgagcttTAGGAAGATGTTGGgaaggctaggacattattccttcgagtgcaggaggttgaagggtgatcttataaaggtgtataagatcatgaggagaacagatagggtgaatgcatagttttttatcaaagtaggggaatcaagaaccagagaacataggtttaaggtgggaggggaaagatttaataggaacttgaggagcagctttttccacagtgtgatgggtatatggaacgaactaaCGGAGGAAGTACTTGAGCCCCACTTGACACCTGCCTGTGTGGtgcttggacgttctccctgtgaccacatgggtttcttctgggtgtccggtttcctcccacatcccgaatacgtgtgggtttgtattttaattggccctctgtaaattgcccccagtgtacgTAACTGATAAAGGAgtatcccagctactttggtaactgggtccctgaaatcctggatatttaatatgtaaccgttaaacaaagtctgcattggtttggattatgatatgcagatgcctctaataaaaatttattaaaaaataaaaaaataaaaattgcccccagtgtgaagGGAGCGGATGATAAAGTggtttaacatagaactagtgtgaacagtgatcgatggttgatgtgaactcggtgggccgaaggacctgtttccatgctgtatctctaatctaaacacgTTTGCCAGTTGTATTTTACTTACCTTCTGCTCTTTGCGAGCCTGTGCGCGTCGATAGAATGCCTTCAGGTTTGCAGGATCCAAGGCCAAAGCGGACGAGCAGTCCTTCTCTGCTTCACGATACTGCTGCAGGTTCAGGTAACACAGAGCCCTGCCAGGAACCACACAGGCCAGTTCAGGAAATTAGGGGCAGATAGCAGGTAAAACCAGAGCCACTGGCAGCTGAATTAATCATCAGGGATGGGTAATGAATGCAACCTTTCTAGTGACCCCCACACATTGGAATGGTTACAGAGGGTTGCCTGAATTAACACAAAGATGAGGTCTGATTTGAATAGGAAAGAAccgtagatgttggtttatatcaaagatagacacaaagtgcaggtataactcagctgatcaggcagcgtctttggagaaaaggaatagctgacgttttggcttggaacccttctttagactcgatctgatttctttaggttgagattattattgtcacatgtatcgaggtacagagaaaagcttttgttcgccTGCTATGACAGATcggataatattatacataaatataatcaagtaaaactcaagtacaatggttaaagcaaaggggaagatatagagcGTAGAATctcattctcagcattgtagtgcaacagttccagagacaaagtataatgtccacaatggggtagaggtgaattggacagtaccctagcttatggaaggaccattcagaagcctgataacaagagtgggaagaagctgttcctggttcGTTTGCCAGTTACATCACTGTGCTACGACCTTGACCCAGACTAATGTTGCTCGTTACCTGTTGGTATAGGTGGTGTACTCCTTGCTGTTCAGCCTCAGGCTTTCACTGTACTTCTCCACTGCCTTCCTGTGCTCTCCCTTCTTCACCAGTGCGTTCCCTGCTTCCTTCAAAGATCTGGCTTGCACGAGGCTGGCGGAAGCTGGATAAAGCAACCATTCGGGATTAGTCTTCCTCTCAAGAGGCTTCCAGGGCTGCCTTGTGCATCATGCTAATCTCCATCTTCCCCATGCCCATTAACTCCCCGTGCGCCAAACCCATGCCGTTAGAGGGCATTAGTtataactttagagatacagcgtggaaacaggtcctccggcccactgagtccatgccgaccagtgattgtcctggacactagcactatcctacacactagggaccatttacaattttaccgaagccaattaactcataaaactgcacgtctttgggatgtgggaagaaaccgcagcacccggagaaaacccacacggtcacagggagaacgtataaactccatacagacagcacctgcagtcaggattcaaCCTGGGTCGATGGCGCTGTAAGAAAacggctctaccactgcgccacaaatagaggttggacagacttgtattgttttctctggagcatctgaGTTTGAGAGAAggcccgatagaagtatataaaattatgagaggcttagatagggtagacagtcagaatcttttccccccactgtagaaatgtcaaagactacagggcacagctttaaggtgagaggggcaaatttaaAGATATGCAGGCatagtgccctctagtctttgacatttccaccccggcGGAAAAGGctccgactgtctaccctatctatgcctcatgtcTGGTCTGAGCGACTGACCTGTGCCGTCTCCATTCTGCTGTATAGTTGCCGTCTCCGCGCCCGTATTTCCGGGAAGGTTGGGTCTCCACTTCCGCTGATGTGTGGCGGGCACGGACGGTATAGGAGGGAGATTATCACGCCAATTGTTTCCATCCTTCTCCGTCAACACCTTCCTCATTCTGCAAAGGGGATGGATGATAAACAAAGGAAGATGACTTGCAAGGCAGACGGGAAGGAAACAACAGCAATCCAAAACAAGGCAATCACCACCTCACCATCATTAACCCATTCTAGGGCAACTGatgctgatttattttttaaaaaaagacaaagtgctggagtaactcaacgagtcaggcagcaactctggagaatatggaacgGTGATCCATAGCTCATAGTTGAAGTTGTGTTGCAGTGTTCAACAGctgttggaaagaagctgttcttgaacatggTGGTCAGTTTTCAGTCTAATGCAGTACCGTATTCCTTACGATAGGAATGAGATGAGAGTGCGgccggggtggtgtgggtcttttatGATGCTGGttgctatagatccctttgatggtgaggagaatacccgtgatggaccaggcagtgttcaccactatctgcaacctcttATTCCCAAGTGTTCAAACACCCAACCCAGACtgtgagtcaagagtcaagagagtttattgtcatgtgtcccagataggacaatgaaattcctgctttgcttcagcacaacagaatatagtaggcatgaatacagaacagatcagtgtgtccatataccattatataaatatatacacacatgaataaacaaacaggtaatggtctattaatgttcagagtttagtttcagttgagtttaatagcctgatggctgtggggaagtagctattcctgaacctggacgttgcagtcctcaggctcatgtaccttctacctgaaggtagcggggagatgagtatgtggccaggatggtgtgggtccttgatgatgctgccagcctttttgaggcagcaactgcgatagatcccctcgatggtagggaggtcagagccgatgatggactgggcagtgtttactactttttgtagtcttttccgctcctgggcgctcgagttgccgaaccaagccacgatgcaaccggccagcgtgctctctactgtgcacctgtagacgttagagagtcctccttgacataccgactctccgtaattttctcaggaagtagaggcgctgacgtgctttctttataattgcatcagtgttctcggaccaggagtgatacaaccaatcaatatgctctctaccgtacaccctGTCGAAGTCCAAGAGAGTATTGATTGACAttgcaaatctcctcaatcttctaaggaaggagaggcattgatgggctttctttgacTGCATTGACGTGCTGGGCACGGCTGCTTCACCCCCTCAGGGACCTGCATCTCCTGCAGCTTTTGCCCACTGCTTACctgttcatagacacaaaatgctggagtaactcagcggggcaggcagcatctctggaaagaaggaatgggtgacgttttgggtcaagtctcttcttcagtctgaagaagggtcttgacccgaaagatcacccattccatctgtccagtgatgctgcttgtcccgctgagttactccagcatgttgtatatATCTTCAGAAGatagtctaatttgaggaaggacattattgctattgagggagtgcagcgtaggttcaccaggttaattcccgggatggcgggactgacgtatgatgaacgaatgggtcaactgggcttgtattcgctggaatttagaaggatgagagaggatcttatagaaacatataaaattcttaagacagggtagatgcaggctgTTGGTTGTGGACTccagatgttgggagagtccacaaccaagggtctcagtttaagaataagtgttaggccattttggactgagatgaggaaaaactttttcacccagagagttgtgagtctgtggaattctctgccacaacaggcagtggaggtcaattcactggatgttttcaagagagagttagatttagctcttagggctaagggaatcaagtgatatgggggaaaagccagaacggggtactgattttggatgatcagccatgatcatattgaatggcggtgctcgctcgcagggctgaatggcctgaatgcacctattttctataaaaACCagtatcggcagttccttcctacatgcatACCTGTTCATGCCATCCTGTGCAGCCTGAACGTTGCCGTCCAGCTGTGTAGCCGTCCTGAAGTCCACAAACGCCTGGGGGTACCGCTCCAGCGCCTCGTATGCAGTAGCCCGACGGATCAATGGCTTCAGTGCGAAGGGAACAAGCTCCAAAGACCTGGTGGGAGAACCACAAGACAGAGCGACGTTCATTAACCCACTGCACTTGGAGTAGAGTGTGTTGCTCTGATCGCCAAGCTATAGAAGGATGCGACTACATTGAGGCTACAACCAAAAAAATAAATGCCTCTACTTCTTCAGGTGATTGAGGAAATCTAgaatgtctccaacaactcttaaTAAGGGGCTGTAAAGTTGCTgccgtagcgccagagacccagatttgatgcttactacaggtgctgtctgtacggagtctgtacgttctctgtgactgcgtgggtttcaatgggtgctccagtttcatcccacattccaaaaatgtgcgaggtttgtaggttaactggcctctataaattatccctagcgtgtaggatagaactaagatACAggcgatcattggtcggtgtggactcagtgggccgaagggcctgcttccatgctgtatctctagaaactaaaaaactaaactgacttctacagatgcaccatgcaCTTCTACAGAAAGCCTATTGTCGGTTGCCTCACAgcttgttttgggaacagctctgcccaggactacACAAAATTGCAGAGAGCTATGGATGTCGCCCAGACTCCCCACTGACTTCTACTTTTCATGCCGTCTCGggagagcagccaacataatcaaagatttgtcccccccccccccccccccccctgatcattccttcttctccctgctcccgtacagaaggtacagaagcttgaaggtgTGCActactcaggaacaacttcttccccactgttattaggcttctgaacagtccttccataaactagggttcaGTCCCGATTCTCCAATCTACCCCattacagacattggactttttctctggaacattattGAGGAACTACACGCTG belongs to Amblyraja radiata isolate CabotCenter1 chromosome 23, sAmbRad1.1.pri, whole genome shotgun sequence and includes:
- the tomm34 gene encoding mitochondrial import receptor subunit TOM34; amino-acid sequence: MAARGRASGPQASAAKLKSSGNELFQHGRYGEAAGRYSEAIVRLQEAGTKWPEELSVLYSNRAACYLKIGSCSDSIKDCTASLELVPFALKPLIRRATAYEALERYPQAFVDFRTATQLDGNVQAAQDGMNRMRKVLTEKDGNNWRDNLPPIPSVPATHQRKWRPNLPGNTGAETATIQQNGDGTASASLVQARSLKEAGNALVKKGEHRKAVEKYSESLRLNSKEYTTYTNRALCYLNLQQYREAEKDCSSALALDPANLKAFYRRAQARKEQKNYKGSLADLREMLKLDPNNAAGQRLVQDIEKLVK